A window of Paraburkholderia megapolitana genomic DNA:
GCCTTCAACGCCGTGGCCACGGCCTGGCCCAGCGTACCCGTTGCACCGATGACGACAATCTTCTTCATGTTCTGCTCCCGCGAGTGGATGGTGAATCATTCCTGATTGTCGCGGACTGCCGCGGCGGGAAAAAGCCGTCGCGAAGCCGGGGTCCTGAAACCCCAGGTTTCGAATCGAATTCGAGTCGACGCGTTCTCGCTCAGTGCCGCATTGAAACGATGCACGCGCTGCGCATCCGCATGCGCGCGCCCGCTCGTCGATTGAATCAAACAGTGCGTTGCATCGCGCGATTATTTAATCCGCTGAAACTCGATCACGCGAGCCGGCCGCCGATGATTCAACGCGTAATGCTCGCGCCCGCGCGTTTCGTATCCGGATGGCAGATCCGGATTGTCGAAACCCTCATCGAACGCGTGTGGCGATTCAGGTTCGACCATGCCCCGGTCGATCACCGTGTAGCCTGGCGCGACCGCGAGCAGCAGATGGTTACCGCCCGTGCGACTGTCGAAACCGGCCATCCCGTCGCGCGCTTCGGGAACGCTGTTGTCGAGTGTCGCGTTGCTTTGTGTCACTTCGTCGGGACCGATCGTGCCGTGTCCGGCGAGCCGCGCCGCCTCGCGATTCTTGCCGTCGGTGTCGACCGTGCTGTCGTGCGTACGATCGTTGTGTAGCTCTGTACTGAGCCCGCGTGATACGGTATGTTTGTTCGTATCGTCGGTATCGGTTGTGTTCATGGCGTTCCTCACTCTGAAATATGCGGGCCTTGACGGCTGTCGCGGCCTTCATTGATGAGTGAGCAAAACCCGTTCCGGGTAAGCAACGCAAAACGCCGTAAAAAAGTGCGTTCGCTCTATGAACCAAATGTCAATTTTTACTTTTTTAATGGACGATACTTTACGACAGAGTATTATCGTACTCCGACGAGCCGGCGCGCACCGAACACTCTGCAGGTCATCAGAAGCACCCACCGCAACAGCATTCTGCAACAGCGAAATTCGGGCTATTGCGGCGTGGAGGATGCACAGCGGCAGCGCGCCTTTCGAACCATCATACGAGGCAGTCAGGGCGGGTGACTCATGCACTTTGATGCTGCATTTACACATCGCGGCTACTTGCTGAATTGTGAGCCGGCACACGTGGGCGACGGCTCATGGCAACCCTATGTAGTGATCTCCCGTTCCAGCGACGG
This region includes:
- a CDS encoding DUF3005 domain-containing protein codes for the protein MNTTDTDDTNKHTVSRGLSTELHNDRTHDSTVDTDGKNREAARLAGHGTIGPDEVTQSNATLDNSVPEARDGMAGFDSRTGGNHLLLAVAPGYTVIDRGMVEPESPHAFDEGFDNPDLPSGYETRGREHYALNHRRPARVIEFQRIK